One region of Citrus sinensis mitochondrion, complete genome genomic DNA includes:
- the rps7 gene encoding ribosomal protein S7 — MSRRGTTEEKTAKSDPIYRNRLVNMLVNRILKHGKKSLAYQIIYRALKKIQQKTEKNPLSVLRQAIRGVTPDIAVKARRVGGSTHQVPIEIGSAQGKALAVRWLLGASRKRPGRNMAFKLSSELVDAAKGSGDAIRKKEETHRMAEANRAFAHFR, encoded by the coding sequence ATGTCACGTCGAGGTACTACAGAAGAAAAAACTGCAAAATCCGATCCAATTTATCGTAATCGATTAGTTAACATGTTGGTTAACCGTATTCTGAAACACGGAAAAAAATCATTGGCTTATCAAATTATCTATCGAGCCTTGAAAAAGATTCAACAAAAGACAGAAAAAAATCCACTATCTGTTTTACGTCAAGCAATACGTGGAGTAACTCCCGATATAGCAGTAAAAGCAAGACGTGTAGGCGGATCGACTCATCAAGTTCCCATTGAAATAGGATCCGCACAAGGAAAAGCACTTGCCGTTCGTTGGTTATTAGGGGCATCCCGAAAACGTCCGGGTCGAAATATGGCTTTCAAATTAAGTTCCGAATTAGTGGATGCTGCCAAAGGGAGTGGCGATGCCATACGCAAAAAGGAAGAGACTCATAGAATGGCAGAGGCAAATAGAGCTTTTGCACATTTTCGTTAA